The window ttgatataaatacatatgATACAAATATGTTAATCATTTGGGTGTTCATATGATCTGCCACAGGTGATACAcatttgatttgatataaatacatatgATACACATATGATTTGATATACATATGATACACACACGATTCTCCTGTGATTCTCATATGAGAAATTGCTATGTAACATCTTATTAAAATCGAAATATGTGATTGCAAGTTATtacgcatgtacatgtacgtctaTTTTTCTCCCATGCAACAATGCCGGGAATTTAACCATAACTTCCCGATGAGTGTTGTTAGTTATCGTTGATATACTTATAATTTTACAGACAAGACTTTAGGCTGATAAAATAACGCAAACCATAATAATACGGAAGAAAGATGTGTAGTTTCTATTTCATAATGGCGGtatttgttctttattttgaaGGGACAACTGAAAAAAGATGTAGCGAAACGAGGTAAGAAACGATTACAATCTGATAATTTGTATATATGGTAACCGAAAAGGAAGTTTTGGgaaaatgatacaattttaaaattaatgcacAGAACAAGAATTGATCGAAAAACAATCACAATGCACAAGTTTGTGAACATTGTAactacacaaaaaaaaaacaactttcaaAGATAACATTGCATGCTCATCCtaatttttgatgaaaaatatacatCTAAAACCCAATAAAATTCATTGTAAGAGATAATAAACTGACACTGTAATTCTGTAACTTTGCAATTACGATCAAAACTGTTAAtcatgcattttgttttattcgcgtgatttttatcaatatgtAGCTATAGGCTGTTGTATCCGTAACTCTTCACTGTCTCCCTAATGTATTAATTTGGTATGCATTGCATTCAAAAAGGCAATCGTTCAGAGATAATCTTTGTATATTTCAGTTGTTGTGCTGGCTACATGTTTGATTCGTCCAAAAATTGCGTTGGTATGTTGATATTTGTTTCTTGTGTGTGTAGGTTGTCAACTTGATCAAAGCTTTCGTTTAATTTACAACGTATCTGAATTGTTTTTGATACacagttgagagagagagagagagagagagagagagagaatttgtTTATCTAAAACGTTAAAACGTAAATCTTCAAACAAACGTTCACACGAACAGATTAAATACGCACTCATACTAGCCAAAGTGTATATAAAAGCAGAAGCGCTTACAATATCGACTGACATTCATTTAGCGGTTCTGTTTGTATTTCAGTTTGTCCAAATGGACTCCATGGATTTCACTGTTCCGCCCCTTGTCCTCGAGGTTACTATGGAAAGCTATGCGAACTTCAGTGTGAATGCCCGGATGAGTTTTGTAATGCAACAGTTGGCTGTGTACTTAAAAAGGGTGCgcatgtgttttctttttttaataaccaGAAATAGTTCTTTGCTTGTCAATAAATGAGTTAGTTTTGTATTTAGTTTGATTTAACTTCACGAGTatctaatgaaatatattaattacattaaaatatcataaatagtCAATCATGGAATGTATTTTCCATAATATTTCTGTGGATAAAAAACTTTCGGGAAATTTCGCAAATTGACAATTTATaccaatttttctttttatcttctAAAATGAAATTCACGGGCCCTTGATTGCATGGGTTTGGTTTCATACATAacgttttatttcttttgttagGTTGTTTCAAGGGCATCTGCAAATGCcttcgtgtttttttttcagaatgtcTGCCTGGTTACTCTGGTGAAAACTGTTCTACAAATTGTCCACGGGGTTACTATGGAAATCATTGCATAAACAGATGCGAATGTCCTGATGAACTTTGTAATGCAACGACTGGATGTGTCAGTGAAAAaggtttcattttaatttagagtttcatgaaaatttgaatCGTGATTTTCCTTGTAAACGGGAAATGTGTTTCTTTATTCGAATAATGCCATACCAATGATTAGAGGAAATTGGTTTGATTCCTTATTTCATTTAAACgcaattgaaataattttagtaaacataaaaattcttaGAAAATCTAATCATAGTATACTTTTTCTCCAGTTACAATTGCTCATATAAAGTAAAAAACTGTTAAAGATATCATATTTGATTctataatgtttcattttaatcTTCATTCGGTCGTATACCTTAGATTATTCAAGATACAATTTATTCAATAGTTCTCTGTTTCACATagaaaaacgtattttttatgctttgatctcctttttaaaaatacagtaacattaaaaaattatttcctgtaaatattgcttataCCTACTCTATAGGAAATATAGTTTAATGCTTTTGTCTTCGCATACTCGGTGTTCACACAAGAAATGTTTTCCTACATTAATGTATGAACTTTCACAACGAatattttctaataaatttttgtgttcttgtcaacatgtaaaaaaatggatgaaacgggtatttctttaaaaatgttgaaaaagttTCCTCGTCAAAGCACTAATGATTAAGcttattcatattcatatcatatttttcatattatattacTGTAAAAAGTTGATTTTGACACAAAGACCAAATGATTACTCCTCTTTGCTTCAGTTTGCCCTCCAGGCTATATGAGAGTCAACTGTTCTACCGCTTGTCCACGCGGATTTTATGGAAACGAATGTGGAGAACATTGCAATTGCTCTGAAGAATTCTGCAATGCAACATTTGGCTGCATTGAGGGTGATGGACTGTATTGTTATTTGATTAAAACATACcgtaaaaactttgaaaattacTGTATTTATGTAATGCAGGGttaagcataattttttttatttgtattctgTTGATAcgctgatttaaaaaaaaataatgagacGGAAAAATACAAATGCTTTATTTATACGAGAAATCATATTACTTAACAAACAAGAATTTTCAGTTGTAtaacaataataattataaaatttagtataacataatatttcttttaaggtcatatctattttgattttattacacTTCCCACCATCATTCTTACCACTGTCGGCCTCGTCATTTTATTTGTTCCATTCGGCACAATCATGTacgtattattttttttaccactgACATAGTTCCTTACTAGAAAGACTAATCTAAGTTGGCatatttgttaaatgaaatgcATTTTCTCTTAAACTCATTTGTCATTACCGGTAATATTCTCAGGTCCCGCAgtcatcatttttcaaaagtcaatactcagcctctAGTCTAAGTATTGACATCAACTTAATGCATGTTAGTTGTAATGGTTTTAGTTCGAAACCGGTACGAGAAATTAGAAGATTTGGTAACGGCAGGGCCTGActtatattacaaaaatattgggaaACAAACTAGAAGTTAATTTGAATGGTTACTACATGTTCTAAATCTAAGGCAGTCAAAATAAGTTTGATTATTAAAGGTCTTAAGGTGCAGTCACACTGCGACttttcatccgatttttttttctcattccaTTTGCTTCCGACTTAAAATCGCAATGAATGACACCCTAGGTACAAAGTTGAAAGCAAGGTATGGAAGTCAGTTAAGAATCTGAAAGTGGATTGAAAATATTGATGATAGTGTTCGATTTTCAAACGACTTTTTGACGAGAATCGCGACATCACAATGACTTTTTACTGTACATTATCATCaatttgaattgattttattgaCTGAAAATTGGTTATTAATTCTTATACTGTGAGCACCTCCAAAATTGACTTCGATCGATTAACCTGAGCAAGTTGATTGATAAtcagattaaaataaatagcATCATGTCACCGCTACTTAAGGAAGGAGTTTTtgctggttttcgacttgtcaaacgtaaatttgattaattggtcattaaatcaagatgaaaggaaattaaaatagtatatatttctttcttttttcctatctaacaacttggcatagaaaaagtaatcagtgtttagaatctaacaaggactatatttttcgCGTAATGTTGGCGTGGGAAAATATCACATctttcgcaattcagaattgctgcagatttatgagtctgttttagcattttaaaaacattaacattgaggttggataattttttttaactaatttaAACTAATGGTATGATACTTGGAttttagaatatgtttttaaaatatgatttgcctatcgaattacatttttataagctttttaaagcgtccattctatacattgatttttgtgaaaaaatcactaaaatcagtttatCTCTCTTATTATATGGTCAATAtgttagcttttctgtcaattcaTATCTGTATTTAAAGTCTATATAATACAGAAACAATcagaaatattataatattgaaagcataaaaaaataattaaaatttcttcaaaatttaagaaaattagagaaaatgcgggctaagcaatatcaattttagtataaatatttattccaatttagtagtataaactgatagacattctgatattctatcatttcattgaagaaaagAATCCTCAAATCTTCAGCGAATGTCTACAGAACCACAAAAAGATACACTTATTTTCATtatcctttacgttgaggaaaaaggtagtgacattgacctgacctttatgcgaaaacaaaaaagtcaaatttgattaaactgaagaTAAACTGATTGGTTATATGAtctgtttgactgtgtcaaaattttatgaatttcttattataagaagtatgtttgattacgaaaagactccttccttaagtgaaagtaaaattttaaactttccTTTATAGTGCATATAAGATGAAAAAGAATACCGAACATAAAATTACGCAAACGAAGTTCATACCATCATCATCTGAGGATGAAAGAACTTACCTTGAACTGCGTGTGCCGGGCATTTCTTCACCATCTCTCTGAAATAATGCTTTTATGACCATATCATATCGTCACCCATCTAGTCATGAATGATTTATTGTggaataagaagaagaagacgAAACACTACTTTAAAACTAGACAcaatctcgttgcgagcaacgaggaggtcttccgtccgatttttagaagaaaatttgacatcatcgactttgattttcgacaaaaatacatgatatggaaaaaagagtgaagtactaatgtttattgtatcgctttttataagttctcttacattgcttttttaaatacttgtatttcttccaattaaggtcagacgacacgttcctcaattttagataacctTTTcaaggaatttgttaatggtttactactactttgacaaacctttttgcaaaaaattagggtaccttaccaggcatttctgcaaaatactcgagtatgcaatttcctatatgatcttcttgaaaatacactcgaattgctgatataaaaataaatacatttacagcACAGCGGAATTCTCTATAttagaactatatctccgccggggcggggctttgaactcacgacctctagaacctatacacctctggcagtgagcggccacggttccaaccactcgaccatctagacatataaccaaattcaagtaaattttgatcatttttaaagtaattaaagaattaatattttttaatggaactctttattacgaggagatacaaaaaagattctcgaggaacgtgtcgtctgaccttaagatagaaaagatttaACTTGTTTGccactggccccttaaaaccctaATTAGGTAACGCAAGAGGGAATCAATAAAGTGTAtaaaattcgttaccgttctggaaatatatgggaaagaacgttttaggggctgatctcatatctccttttaggggcagtttaacgaaattttgaaggttgcatagtgttaagaacataattttgaacaacttttcttttgtgcctcatttcaaaatatttttcctgtCTGAGATAAGGGTGATCTTGATTTTGGgcttttggtccctaaaaacccttgattacataacacatgataaaattattacattgctTGGGTACATaactaaaataaacatatttacctctataacatttcacaaaatatccctcagtaaagggctatagataaaaaaactttagagccctttggttccctaagtttaggggccagcccctttttcttgatatcaaataaaaggacatataattctgaacacattttgttcaacaagtgtttagaaatttgttaccgttctggagatatatgacaAGGAagattttaggggccgatcccttatctccttttagggatCGTTTAACGagattttgaaggttgcatatttttaagaacatcattttaaacaacttttcttctgtactgcatttcaaaatatttttcctttttgagatatgggtgatcaaaattttggacttttggcccctaaaaatcctaaattacgtaacatatgataaaatcattacattgcttgggtTTAtaggatacataactgtaagataaacatatttgcttcaataaaatttcacaaaatatctttcagtaaagaactatatataaaaaactgtagagccctttggtcccctcaatttaggggccagtccctttttcttgatattaaatgaaaggtctagtgaatataaacattttttacattacatgtcttagcaaaatatttttcagaaaagagataaacaaagaaaacccgAAAAATAACGacgttttttaaatatcaaatttccggtccaggcgagcttcagcGCCTTTTGAGTCAGACAAAAATGAATGCCTAAAGACACATCTGCAATCTTTCGACTACAATCCCTggaagtttgaactcaatatcttcaaTCGTTAAGGAGAAGATCCcaggacaagccgaccctctgaaaatcagtaaaacgtcaatatctcaaaaacggaaatgacgatATTAAAATAAGATATTAAGTATAAAGTTTAGATCAGtatctatcatatctgaaagtttAATGAAAATCGGTTGAGTCGTTTTTGAGGAATCGCGTACAAAACTTGttgggaaaaaaaagaaaaatagcgaagaaaaagaaaaagatcgaaaacaagaaggtcttccgttggaaacggaagactgTAATAAAGTCTTCCGCTGGAATaggaaaaccttgaaaatagcaaaaacaatagaaatttaattacGTAAGGGTAAAGTGATTTAAGCCAATCAATGAGTTTTTAACTAATCATAGTATTctaatatttctttattaaagtTTACATTCCTtgcaaaatgtttcaaatttgtatGTCATAATGTCTAATGTTATGTCTAATAAACACGGATTTAAGATTTCTTTCATGTGTGAGTTACCTTAATCTCATTGCAATATCTAATAATCCTTagctaatcaatattttattgtttgttcCTTTTAATCAGTATCTTCTGTATTTATATTGATGCCTAGCAATTAATTGTTGTTGACATCTTATAAtctatctgaagttgctttcatctaagttacagcttttctaggcaaattgttttttacaagattttaagatttttctttatatatttctacGTAAAAATTTGTTCCCACCCCACCCCCGCGGtcaccccatcctacccccggggatcatgactTGAATTTACAAAACCTgacgatgcttccacacaagtaacagctttcctagttgattagtttctgagaagaagatttaaacAGACTGTTCACTATCTACTCCTATGCAcaaattcgaccccccccccccattgtggccccatccttaCAACGGGAGTcatcattttcacaactttaaatttacactacctgagaatacttccacataagtttcagctttcctggccaaatggttcatgagaggaagatttttaaagatttactttatatattcctttgtaaaattcgaccatcccccattgtgggccCGCCCTACCCTTGGAAGTCATGATttccacaactttgaatctacactacctgaggatgcttcctcataagtttcagctttccggGAAATtggtttctaagaagaagattttaaagttttactctgtatattccatGTAAAAATTCCACTCCCCCCCATCCTGGGCCCTCTCTACCCCTacgagtcatgattttcacaattttgaatcttcaCTTCTTAAGAATGtctccacataagtttcagcttttctaactgattggtttctgagaagaagatttttaaggatttactttatatattcctatgtaaaaattcgaccccacTCATTGTGGCACCACCATACTcccgggagtcatgattttcacaactttgaatctacactacctgaggatgcttcgacacaagtttaagctttcctgatCAATtgattcttgagaagatttttaaagatttactacatgtatttatattcctatgttaaattcgacccccaattgtggccccaccctacccctgggggtcataattgtcaaatttaaatctgcactacctgaggatgcttccaaagaggtttaagctttcctggccaaatggttcttgagaagaagatttttaaagatttctcaaattttttaaataattcctaattatctccccttgtaaaagggtgtggtccttaattttcacaaatttgaatcccctttgcctaagggtacaatgtgccaagtttggttgaaattggtcaagcggttcttgagaagatgttgaaaatgtgaagagTTTACGGacaaacggacggacggacggagagacgacggacaacagacaaaatgtgaccAGAATACTGTAGATCACCTGAGCTTTCAGCTCATCTGAGTTAAAAAGtattccaaaatgttaatgtatatGTGACGATGAGAGGACGATAGCAAATTTTATTAACTCACGAGGTAGCAAAAACTTCCCAAGAAACATCTTAAAACATTCATTGCAATGGGGACAATACACTTATCCCTATAAAGacacaaacaataaaatatataacgggAGTGATAAGACAGctcaaaaataacattaatattttaattttaatatgtatatttcttttaaaagatgaGAAAAATAAGTTTTCTAGTATTTAAACATcaacattttgatattaaacatacatTATGTTATACTAAATGCTAACATTAAACTAGTGCACGTTTATCAGGCAGATTGTAAAATTTATGTTACGAATTGCcataagaaaatttattttaagagCAAGATATACGTTTGTATAAGTCAAAAATACATACATAAATCACATAATTTGTTATATGTCGACAAAATTACATGCAAATAAGttgattataaataaaagaaaaattatattttgctaGCTGTTTGGCACATTAACGACCGTTTTTACAGGTTTTTGTGCATTAATTGAAAAGGTATAATTCGATGTTGCTATACTAGagaatatatgtacaatgtataatctaattttcttttaattaaatgaagtcaaattttcTACATTTCTGACAGTTGCTAATCGGTAAATTAAACCATTACAGGCAATTCTACAGCCCTTGCAAAATGTCTGGATTTTAACGAATACTTCCTTTTTGACAGATTAAAGTCATTTTAAGCAGAAATGCTAAATTTCCTTATATCTTTACACATAAAAATTAACAGACATGGCCCGAGGATTATTAGATCATTTATCGGAAAGCAAGGAGGACAACGATGTTAATCCTGGTCCTTGTTTCGCTCTTTGttcctattgaaataattgAAGGAAAGAAATGCAGCGAATTGAGGTGAGAAGTGATATGTCTTTCCA is drawn from Crassostrea angulata isolate pt1a10 chromosome 5, ASM2561291v2, whole genome shotgun sequence and contains these coding sequences:
- the LOC128185264 gene encoding platelet endothelial aggregation receptor 1-like; the encoded protein is MCSFYFIMAVFVLYFEGTTEKRCSETSCCAGYMFDSSKNCVVCPNGLHGFHCSAPCPRGYYGKLCELQCECPDEFCNATVGCVLKKECLPGYSGENCSTNCPRGYYGNHCINRCECPDELCNATTGCVSEKVCPPGYMRVNCSTACPRGFYGNECGEHCNCSEEFCNATFGCIEGDGLYCHIYFDFITLPTIILTTVGLVILFVPFGTIIAYKMKKNTEHKITQTKFIPSSSEDERTYLELRVPGISSPSL